A window of Tachypleus tridentatus isolate NWPU-2018 chromosome 7, ASM421037v1, whole genome shotgun sequence genomic DNA:
gctggtacaacggtaagtctacggatttacaatgctaaaatcaggggttggatttccctcggcggactcagcagataagcccaacgtggctttgttataagaaaactcAAACACATATCTGACAGTCCAAGGTCCAATTCCGCGATATGCTGATTTCAGCTGTTAGAATTTTTCTGTTGTTGGCAGAAGTTTAAATTACGTACTTCTACACGTCTGTGGTATGCACACGTACATTGCATTTTGTACCtccttatttaaatattttttttcatttattctgcATCTTTGTAGTTTCCATGTAGCACGTGTTTCAGGAAATTATTAATTTGACTTTATTGTAGCTGggtttgttcatttgttgttcTATAGAGATGACGTTTACCCCACTCATAGATGTTTGTGCTCTAATACTACATGTTGTGCAGAAGTTTAAATGACGGCAGTGTGCTTCATTAGTAAGGTAGATGGTATTTAGAGGTTACAGTCTTTTTAAAATGAATGAGAATCACAAGTTCAGTCACGTGGGTAGTGGAAGTGTGTATGGATAAATGTAACACTTTCGTTAAGTAATAAACGTTAAATTTAAACACTACTAAACTGGatcttggttggttggttgaagAAAAAGTATATTCTCCCTTTATAAAATGGGTCTGCctaatataatttgtataaattagTTTTACCCTACAAAGCCACAACTGAAATCGGCCATTTCCGACCTAACTTTTTAACTCATAAGGTGCCGTTCaagttaaaagtaacaaaaacccTTATCGTATACAATACTAAACGTTTATGTACAATATTGTTACATTcaaatgaaaagagaaaaacctgaatcaatgaaaaaacaacaacagtgtaatCTACTTAAAGTTGACTTATTAGTTTATTGTGTAGAATTATTGTTTAGCAACAACTGTAAAAACatggaagtaaaataaaatctttcataaattttcataatttcataaattacaaACTCCTTTGACACGTTATtgcaaaaataaactgttatttattatttataatttaatataataaggaTTATATTAAACTAGTTCTTAGAAGCTcgtttcataaacatttttacGTAAAGAAAATAGTGGTCTAATTAACGAGTATGTTTAAATAGTACTACAGATGAAAGCGCTAGAGtttcaatgtttatataattaaacatatttaataagcttgtttcggcccggcatggccaagcgcgttaaggcgtgcgactcgtaatccgagggtcgcgggtttgggcccgcgtcgagccaaacatgctcgccctcccagccgtgggggcgttataatgtgacaggcaatcccacttttcggtggtaaaagagtagtccaagagttggcggtgggtggtgatgactagctgtcttccctctagtcttacactactaaattagggacggctcggtgcagtgggctaacaacctactcacttaaaaacctgttgAAGAATTCGCAAGTGATTGCgaccctatgttccttgatggaatcgagtgttgaatgaataagtttgttttacataacacttattaaacacgtacctatattaaaacaatattctgtgtattattcaataaagtttaaattacagGACTTAGTTTTGTTCTGCCTGCATTTTAGAATATTATAGTGAGAAGTATGTGTTAATATGAGAAGGAATggtgtttaatgttttcttattttttttcagCCTTCACCACTTCCACTCCTTCTCCCTCTAAAGAACTTCACGTCATTTTGATGACTTATGCGCGAGGTGGATCCTCGTTCTTGGGTGACTTACTACAAAGCCATCCCGACGTTTTCTACCTTTACGAGCCTCTTCATTATTTTggaaatgaaatacttttacCACAAATACCGACATCAAGAAAGTTTCTGTCAGATATCTTTCGGTGTAATTTCAATAACTGGGATTCCTTTCTGATTTGGGCCAAACAAAATATGCAATACAAAAACCTTCAAAGAAATAACAGATTCTGGAGCGCTTGCTCGGTTAAGAGAAACACAAAAAATTGTTATAACGCCCATTTCATTACTTCATTCTGTCAAAGATATTTGATCAAAGTCGTTAAAGTGATCAGGTTTTCCCTGAACCAAGTGCAAGAGATGttagaaaagaacaaaaatttaaacttgaaaataatccACATGGTACGCGACCCTCGAGGAATTATGAAATCGCGATTAATGGAAAAAGAGGTTAGTGTTTGGTGTCAGAAGAGTTTATGCTCCGATTTCAAGTCCTTGTGCACTCAAATCAGCGATGATCTTACTTATGGGTGTGAAATTAAAGCTAAGTTTCCTGAAAAGTACAAACTTTTGAGATATGAGGACCTTGCCCAAAAACCACTAGAAACTGCCCAAGATATTTTCCGATTTTTAGGAAAAGAATCTCTTCCAGAGGAGGTTGTAAAGTTTGTGATATCGCACACTAAAGTAACGAAGTTTCCAGTAACCAAGGAAAAACTACTTTGGGAATACACGACTTTCCGAAACTCCTCTGCTACTGCAGTTTCATGGATAAATGAACTTCCATTTAACATAGTTTTAAAAGTTCAGTCTAACTGTATAGATGTATTTAATCGAATGAGTTACAACAACCTAAACACTTCCTCTCAGATCAATTATACTCTACCTTTTAAAGAAACTTTCgatgaaaacaatatttgttgAGCAAATGACTTTCAGAAGATACCAATGAGTACGGCCCCGCATGACGAGGTGGTTTGAACATTTGACTCGTAACCTAAGGGGCGTTTTAATGTACAGCCAAACCCAcaattcgttgctaaaagagtagctcaagagttggtggtgggtggtgatgactacctgctttccctctagtcttgatttgctagagacggctagtgcagatagccctcgtgcagctttgctcgaaataaaacaaacaaacaatgacaacAGACTTGAAATAGGCAAAAATACACAACCCTATAACGTAAGCTCTTTCGAAATGATGGCTTTTTTCATTAGTTTTCTCGAAGATGGaagttgcacatcgcgtaataaaatagtttttcctGTATCATGTAAGccagagttccattatagtatgattcaTTCAATTTCATAATCTCGCTCCCAGTCTAATAGTGCAGCAATATGTCTGTCAATTTATAAGACAATAAACCTATTTTAATGTAACTTTGTCTGTaaccacaaagaaacaaatcGATTACCTGACTCTGCAAGAAGTTGAGTTTAAGCATTCAAAGTTTATGTGAAACAATTCGTTATATATTGGAGCACATAATTTCTAGTAACAAACCTGTTGAAGAATGACACTAAATGTACTTCACGAACACTAgttaccaaacaaaacaaaaccaatgcGTGGAATGTTCAACATTTAAATTTGACTGATAATCATTACTGGCTCAAATGTCATCCAATGATATCATGGGTTCTAATTGAAGGGGTGgga
This region includes:
- the LOC143256746 gene encoding carbohydrate sulfotransferase 1-like isoform X1 — encoded protein: MYFTYTESFRTSLKNRLSLLSIRNRRVIIVCCSIAFIATFILMVGTVKRENYSFLNFAFTTSTPSPSKELHVILMTYARGGSSFLGDLLQSHPDVFYLYEPLHYFGNEILLPQIPTSRKFLSDIFRCNFNNWDSFLIWAKQNMQYKNLQRNNRFWSACSVKRNTKNCYNAHFITSFCQRYLIKVVKVIRFSLNQVQEMLEKNKNLNLKIIHMVRDPRGIMKSRLMEKEVSVWCQKSLCSDFKSLCTQISDDLTYGCEIKAKFPEKYKLLRYEDLAQKPLETAQDIFRFLGKESLPEEVVKFVISHTKVTKFPVTKEKLLWEYTTFRNSSATAVSWINELPFNIVLKVQSNCIDVFNRMSYNNLNTSSQINYTLPFKETFDENNIC
- the LOC143256746 gene encoding carbohydrate sulfotransferase 1-like isoform X2; the protein is MTYARGGSSFLGDLLQSHPDVFYLYEPLHYFGNEILLPQIPTSRKFLSDIFRCNFNNWDSFLIWAKQNMQYKNLQRNNRFWSACSVKRNTKNCYNAHFITSFCQRYLIKVVKVIRFSLNQVQEMLEKNKNLNLKIIHMVRDPRGIMKSRLMEKEVSVWCQKSLCSDFKSLCTQISDDLTYGCEIKAKFPEKYKLLRYEDLAQKPLETAQDIFRFLGKESLPEEVVKFVISHTKVTKFPVTKEKLLWEYTTFRNSSATAVSWINELPFNIVLKVQSNCIDVFNRMSYNNLNTSSQINYTLPFKETFDENNIC